From a single bacterium genomic region:
- a CDS encoding glycosyltransferase family 2 protein → MNQPLFSIITVTLNPGGGLGRTVDSVKAQIFRDFEHIVKDAGSTDGSVAQYARSGNDYDPIVIIRTDRGIYDAMNQALDYASGKYVLFLNAGDLLYDGEVLEQVAQVVKNEPALGLVYGDYFAETLQLIVKSPKRLSGFFLYRTMLCHQACFFMREEVDKIGRFDNSLRVVADYDLLLRLVLGSGLSFKYLGKSFTSYMGGGFSIYPDNARIGAREVNLLRQRHFRPSERLLYGCMRALTFPHLRIKLMQSTHFLLLQRMYVMATNLWNR, encoded by the coding sequence GTGAACCAGCCTTTGTTTAGCATCATTACGGTAACTCTGAACCCCGGCGGAGGTCTGGGGCGTACGGTTGATTCCGTAAAAGCGCAAATATTCCGGGACTTTGAGCACATAGTTAAGGATGCTGGTTCTACCGATGGTAGTGTGGCGCAGTATGCGCGATCAGGGAATGACTATGACCCCATAGTTATTATAAGGACGGATCGAGGGATATACGATGCCATGAATCAGGCATTGGATTATGCTAGCGGAAAGTATGTTCTTTTTCTTAATGCCGGTGACTTGCTATATGACGGTGAGGTTCTGGAGCAGGTTGCACAAGTGGTAAAAAATGAACCGGCACTTGGCTTGGTCTACGGCGATTATTTCGCGGAAACGCTACAATTGATAGTTAAAAGTCCTAAACGATTGAGCGGTTTTTTTCTCTACCGGACCATGCTTTGCCATCAAGCGTGTTTCTTTATGCGTGAAGAAGTAGACAAGATCGGGCGTTTTGATAATTCGTTACGGGTTGTTGCGGACTATGACCTACTGCTCCGCCTAGTTCTTGGCTCAGGCCTATCTTTCAAGTATCTCGGGAAATCGTTCACTTCTTACATGGGTGGCGGCTTTTCTATTTATCCGGATAATGCTCGAATCGGTGCGCGTGAGGTGAACCTGCTTCGGCAACGACATTTTCGGCCGAGCGAACGTTTGCTCTATGGATGTATGCGGGCGCTAACTTTCCCTCACTTGCGAATTAAACTAATGCAATCTACTCATTTTCTGCTTTTGCAGAGAATGTATGTAATGGCGACCAATTTGTGGAACAGATAG